In one Mucilaginibacter ginsenosidivorax genomic region, the following are encoded:
- a CDS encoding RagB/SusD family nutrient uptake outer membrane protein, which translates to MKTIYKYCAIFFAAITISSCTKVDVPVETELTPKNFPTTPQQFILASGAAYAQLRGSFAQSYWQMQTLSTDEAIMPARAGGWRDGGRYQQLHYHSWNADLPQVQDAWTWGFGTISTCNRIIATFATSPDNAAKATTIAELRATRAMVFFFMMDLYGNIPVVTSFGSADKPATTARKDVFAFIEKELNEVIPNLSIVVDQSTYGRPTQFTAYAILAKMYLNAEVYTGTGRYNDVVKMCDNIMQSGKYSLEDDYLKMFYPDNGPKVKEFIFAIPYDHAQAQAEQFSWYSLHPALQAKYGLSYRLSNPCSTIPSYYAQFNDPNDIRTSLWLIGKQYDFAGNPIIIKTTKKGLDASYSGPDPTAPVDFQLTFTPDLTLVDVPTFEVGGDELGKAKGIRNNKYYPDVTATDRNQSNDVPVFRYADVILMKAEAILRGANVTNGETALSLVNQLRAKRKAATWSSVDLPNLLQERARELNWETWRRNDLIRFGKYEESWGYKTDKDVNKRLFPIPSAELILNSKLKQNIGY; encoded by the coding sequence ATGAAGACTATTTATAAATACTGCGCCATATTTTTTGCGGCCATCACTATATCATCATGCACCAAAGTTGATGTGCCTGTTGAAACCGAATTAACCCCTAAAAATTTCCCTACAACACCGCAGCAGTTTATCCTGGCTTCGGGAGCGGCTTACGCACAGTTGAGAGGATCGTTTGCACAATCATACTGGCAAATGCAAACCCTGAGTACCGATGAGGCTATTATGCCTGCAAGGGCCGGTGGCTGGCGCGATGGCGGCCGCTATCAACAACTGCATTATCACAGCTGGAATGCCGACCTGCCACAGGTGCAGGATGCCTGGACATGGGGCTTTGGTACCATCAGTACCTGTAACCGCATCATCGCTACTTTTGCTACATCGCCAGATAACGCCGCCAAAGCTACTACCATTGCCGAATTGAGGGCTACCCGTGCCATGGTGTTTTTCTTTATGATGGACCTGTACGGTAATATACCCGTAGTAACCTCATTCGGATCTGCAGATAAACCTGCTACTACCGCCCGTAAAGATGTTTTTGCTTTTATTGAAAAAGAGTTGAACGAGGTAATCCCAAACCTGAGCATCGTAGTTGATCAAAGCACTTACGGCAGGCCAACCCAATTTACCGCCTATGCCATATTAGCTAAAATGTACCTGAATGCCGAAGTTTACACCGGCACAGGCCGCTATAATGATGTCGTTAAAATGTGTGATAACATCATGCAATCGGGCAAATACAGTTTGGAGGATGATTATCTTAAAATGTTTTACCCAGACAACGGCCCTAAGGTTAAAGAATTCATTTTCGCTATCCCTTATGATCACGCGCAGGCACAGGCTGAGCAGTTTAGCTGGTATTCATTGCACCCGGCCCTGCAGGCTAAATATGGTTTATCATACCGCTTAAGTAACCCATGCAGCACTATCCCATCATACTACGCGCAGTTTAACGATCCTAACGATATCCGTACCAGCCTTTGGCTTATCGGTAAGCAATATGATTTTGCCGGTAACCCCATCATCATTAAAACCACTAAAAAAGGATTGGACGCGTCATACAGCGGCCCCGACCCTACAGCCCCGGTTGATTTCCAGTTAACCTTTACACCCGACCTTACCCTGGTTGATGTACCTACCTTCGAGGTTGGCGGCGATGAGCTGGGCAAAGCCAAGGGCATCCGCAATAACAAATACTATCCTGATGTTACCGCTACCGACCGTAATCAAAGTAACGACGTACCGGTTTTCCGTTATGCCGATGTAATACTGATGAAAGCCGAAGCTATTTTAAGAGGTGCTAATGTAACCAATGGCGAAACCGCCTTATCGCTGGTTAACCAGTTAAGGGCTAAACGCAAGGCAGCTACCTGGAGCAGCGTTGATCTGCCTAACCTGTTACAGGAACGCGCACGTGAGCTAAACTGGGAAACCTGGAGAAGAAACGACCTGATCCGTTTTGGCAAATATGAAGAGTCATGGGGTTACAAAACTGATAAGGACGTTAACAAACGCCTTTTCCCAATCCCATCTGCCGAGCTTATTCTCAACTCAAAGCTTAAACAGAATATCGGTTATTAA
- a CDS encoding Arm DNA-binding domain-containing protein produces the protein MKINFHLLFYLKKQKNYQDGTVAIYMRITVNGKRAEISAGRECDPTRWNARAGKGIGTKEDIRALNKYLESLQTKVKAAHQTLVDAGKIITAESLRDQFTGKEEKSRYLMEIIDTSYVENLGEVSILLEK, from the coding sequence ATGAAAATCAACTTCCATTTGCTCTTTTATTTAAAGAAGCAAAAAAATTACCAGGACGGTACTGTCGCTATCTACATGCGTATCACTGTGAACGGCAAACGTGCAGAAATTTCAGCTGGCAGAGAATGTGACCCTACAAGATGGAATGCCCGTGCCGGAAAGGGGATAGGGACAAAAGAAGACATCCGGGCACTGAATAAATACTTAGAATCTTTACAAACTAAGGTAAAAGCGGCACATCAAACTTTAGTAGATGCAGGAAAAATCATCACAGCCGAAAGTTTAAGAGATCAATTCACGGGCAAAGAAGAAAAAAGCCGATATCTGATGGAAATTATCGACACTTCTTATGTGGAAAATCTCGGAGAAGTGTCGATATTATTGGAGAAATGA
- a CDS encoding polysaccharide lyase, which yields MKSSLLKTSLFTLVAMALLGSCKKDESVAQKPELPKEEAVAASKQLSVNAINNTWTINWDNRANGANYPQSLANADFGNTNTWYGQGGAYTTNGNNSVGVRVTLVPNLDDGGGLISNTQLGNGTAYEADYDVKFHSQFNWGKGGKVGFGFGIGDHNTGGDPGWDGNGGTLRLMWYNSGSRVFFQPYLYYKDQPGTFGDTFGRSYPSSGSLNKGQWYHVHLYIKSNSGSNTNGHVQIVINGSIILDQDIRWTTNDGKRLIDQLTWHTFRGGNDSSWWTNTTDYIYYDNLVIHRISS from the coding sequence ATGAAATCATCCTTATTAAAAACCAGCCTGTTCACTCTGGTTGCAATGGCGCTTTTAGGCAGCTGTAAAAAAGACGAGAGCGTCGCTCAAAAACCCGAACTACCAAAAGAAGAAGCGGTTGCAGCTTCCAAACAATTGTCAGTAAACGCTATAAATAACACGTGGACCATTAATTGGGATAACAGGGCCAATGGAGCTAATTATCCGCAAAGCCTCGCTAATGCCGACTTTGGCAATACAAATACCTGGTACGGACAAGGCGGCGCATATACAACCAATGGCAATAACAGTGTTGGTGTCAGAGTAACTCTGGTGCCTAATTTGGACGATGGCGGCGGTTTGATCTCCAATACTCAACTCGGTAACGGAACTGCCTATGAGGCCGACTATGACGTTAAGTTTCACAGCCAGTTTAACTGGGGAAAAGGCGGAAAAGTTGGCTTCGGTTTTGGTATAGGCGACCACAATACGGGGGGCGACCCAGGATGGGATGGTAATGGAGGGACGCTCCGCCTGATGTGGTATAATAGCGGCTCGCGCGTGTTTTTCCAACCTTACCTTTATTATAAAGATCAACCGGGAACATTTGGTGATACTTTCGGACGATCATATCCAAGCAGCGGCTCTTTGAATAAAGGCCAGTGGTACCATGTACATCTTTATATCAAAAGCAATAGTGGCAGCAATACAAACGGCCATGTTCAGATCGTTATCAATGGTTCGATTATACTTGACCAGGATATTCGCTGGACCACTAATGATGGTAAACGATTAATAGATCAGTTAACCTGGCATACCTTCCGTGGCGGTAATGACTCATCGTGGTGGACCAATACAACAGATTATATTTACTATGATAACCTGGTTATTCATCGTATAAGCAGTTAA